The sequence gacactttcttgtcacacaagactcccgttgctaacctccacttcatccaccccacccctatacgatgtatgacatcctcgtcgatctccccggtcccctgaataactgacccaaggtacttgaaactacccctcttagggatgacttgagagtcgagcctcacttccactcctgcttccgtcggctcggccccaaatttgcactcgaggtattccgtcttcgtcctgctcagcctgaaacctttggactcaagggcatgtctccaaacctctagcctctcgttgacgccgcgtcgtgtctcgtcaattaggactatgtcatcagcaaatagcatgcaccatggcacctccccttgaatatgatgtgttatggcatccatcaccagggcaaataggaaagggctgaacgcagacccttggtgcaaccccgtaacaaccggaaaatggtcggagtcgcctcctactgtcttaacccgagtcttagctctatcatacatgtctttaatcaccctagtatagtcaaccgggaccccttttaACCTCTAGGCATCTCCATaggacctccctaggaaccctgtcgtacgctttctctagatcgataaacaccatgtggagatccttcttcttatccccgTATTGTTCcatcatcctcctaataaggtggatagcttctgtggtagatcgccccggcataaACCCGAACTGGTTATCTGAAATAGACATCGTCCTAAGGAGATAGTTATATGTGTGAAAAATAATGAGTGGTCAGGCTAAGACCCAACAAGTTTAAACTCACAGGTATAAAACCAGCATCAATAGCTTTAATGACCATTGAAATGTCAGCCTCTGTCATCTGCAAAAGCACAAGTTGTCAAATTTCAAACAATTTCATGGCAAGGAacaatttgttttttcaaaagAGCTTAAAATATAGCAATATATCcatttaataaaatgatattcatTTCGCCTTCTAACATTTCTTTGACATGTTGACCAACCACATGAGAATGGAGACATTCCGATGGAAGGAATACCCTCTGCAACAACAAAAAGCATTTGTTAGGGATGTACTGGTAAGAGACAAAGACATAAAATCGTAACGTAGCGCATGACTAAGTAATCTGTGAAGAGTGAATTCAAGTAAGCTCTTCAAgttaaaaatatgcatttatgaTGAATCATTAACAAGCCTTGTACATGAAGAGCGTTGATTGTTTGACGGTTGACTGGATGGACAGTTATCTGGTACTATGTAGATCAACAGCATGACTAGATTAATTAGGATGTTAGCTTTAAAAAAGAGTGATGTGCCCTTGTAACATCTTCCACAGAGCATCATAGCCCCTCCAGTCTGATATGACAATTACTTATGGCCTTCACAGTGTCTTTTCAAATCCTATTTCTTATCGTGCAGTAAAGAAGTTGGGCTAAGAGAGAGATTTCAGCACTTAAacatcaaaattcatttcaaatccCAACCCTGCCCAAAGTGAGACCCACTGGAGGTAAATGAAGTGCAGATGTGAAAATGTTACATGTCACGCTACCAGTTACATTTAATCTCATCTATTTCAAGACAGGCTTAGAGACTAGTGGTATAGAAAAGAAATTGTTATGAGTACCTCTTGCTAGGGCTCTCACGATTTCAAGATTGAGGGATGTGACCTGGCATAAAGAAAAATGAGTATTCTATTGCATATTACCAGGGAGTCAAAGCAAAAGCATAAAAAGGGGATCATTACATAGAGACAAAGGAGTCTAACAAGTAATTAAGTGACAATCACTTAATTTGTGCAGGACACACCAAACCCGTCACACCTAAATAGACATCTCTCAGGTAGTGCATAAGGTTAAGCAGATAAGAACTCAAGCATGGAAGTTAAGCCCGCATAAGATCCTGGAAATATGCCCAAAAGAAGAGGAGAACTAAGATGCATGCATGAAGTATTTTCTGTTATGTTTGTGACCCAAATGAAAAAACCATGGAATGTAGAAATGCAAAAGAAACAGAGGGAAGCAAATATTTCACTGGTCTCAGCAACGGCGCCGCTAGTCCTAAGTTAAAAGCAGAATGTAGAAAAGGAATAAAGACCAAATATCAGCTATATAATAGAGTTGAAAAATGTATGCCACGCGGAACAAAGATATTGCTTGAAAACGGAAAGGTGAGGGCTGGATCTTACTGAAATTCTTGTAGCAACAAAACCAGCCTTGACAAGAGGTTGGCTTAGTCCACCCTTATGAACACCTGACTTGCTAGCTTGAAAGTGTCCAAAGGAACCTGAAGGCAATGATGACAACGTAAAAGGGTCACGAGTTTACACGAAACTAAGAATTAAATTGTCCTTCTAGAGCAGTAAATCTGGTAGATTTATATTTTATTCATTTCATAATTCACATAGTTTTGTTGGCTAATGAACCTTAGAAATCTTGCTAATGACTAAGCACACTCGACAATATCAACCTGCTCCATGAACAACAATAAAACTTTCTGAATCCACAACTGGTTGATCACTGAACTCATCGACGAAACTTGGAGGTTCAGACTGTCCAGGCCTTTTGCTCCAATCCATTCCAAGAACTTTTGCAGAATCAGAATTCGGAATCAATGCTTGACGAAGCTGGGATGAAACTTCCTTAAGATTCTCCTCATCTATAGTCTCCAATTTATTTTTACATGTGATCGCTGCACCTCCTGAACTAAACAGTAAACAAATAATGAATCCTCAGAAAGAAGACATACTAATAAGTAGAAAAGGATTCTAATCCCCTTGTTTAAAGTAAACCAACCTGATGTCACTTCAAATGCTATTTATACATTGTTAAGAGTAACctaaaatagttaaatacaaaCTCCGAAGAGGGCATCAACTGGTCCATTCTAATTGTTAAGTGACCAAcacatttctatttttattttttctacagGTAAAATCAATCATTATGTCTCAATCCCAAACTATGGGCTCATATACAAGGAATCTTCCGTATCAGTGAAAGAATATACATTCTTGTTTGGCTATTTTTATGTTGTCCCTCAACCTATTATAACTCTCCTTTATCCAGGCTTGTAATGCTATGTTTTGCACATATGTGGAGTTAGTTTTTCCCCTCTTGTTTGTAggtaaaaattatcaaaaaagaaaataacagtgtTTCGTGCAAGATGAAAGCACATCTAAGCTGAGGTATCATCATATCCGAGGGTTGATAAGTAAAGGAACTCTTTCCCTGAAGAAGATACAAGGAtcatagaaaaattaaaaaatggttCTTTCTTTTGAGTATTTTCCGCAGAACTACAAAGTGTAAAAGTACTTGCTATAGCgaaatcagttgctcctctcgggtcgtaatttttaattatttagaaggatttttcacgttaaaatccCTGTGTCTTTGTTTCTCATTTTATTATCGTTAATTACTGTATTTTGGTTCTTTGCAATTATAACCGTGAATATTTTTTGTTGGTTATTTTTTTCAATAATTGGTATCACAGCACATGTTCTGCTcataaatagaaatatttttcatGGTCGGTTGTAACTCTAAGAGAAAATGTCAGTAAAGTACGAGGTAACAAGATTCAACCGTGATGACGGTCTTTCTATATGACATAGAAGGATGAAAGGTCTACTTATCCATCAAGTAAGGCACTAGATAGCAATGGGACGAAGCCCGAACCCATGAAACATGAGGACGAGGCAGACATGAATGAGAAAGGCAACTAGTGCAATCCGATTGTACTTGTCCGATGAAGTACTCAATAATGTCGGTGATTAAGATAGTGACTGTGGTATTTAGAAAAGACTAAAAGCATGTACATGTCCAAATCCTTGGCAAACAAAGTACAAATTTCTTATCACATTTAAATATGTTAAATGGATCAATCATGCAGCTAGCCAACCTCGGAGAACAAATTAGTGAAGTAGATAAGGTTATCTTGCTACtaaactcgttgccatcttcctATGAATAATCATCCTGCATTGTAGAGATGCCATTGAGTTAAAGGAGGTCATATCAGTCAtcctactcaatgagaagataaGGAACAAGCTTGAAAATCCGGGGCAGGGCTCTTATCATGGAAATCAGAGGCAGGAGTCATTATAAAGCTTCGAGTAGCCGTGATAAATTCAAAGGTCATGGAAAGTCCTGGGATCGGTCAAAAGGTAGAAATTGTTACAATTGCGGCCAACCCGATCACTTCAAAAGAAATTGCCCAAATCCAAAGAAAGATCAAAAAGCAGTGGCCATAAGAATGATGACAACATAATTGTCGTTGTGCACAATGATGATTCGGTGGCTCTCTTCATTCACGAGGAGGAAGGATGCATATACTAGGCAAGCCAGGAGTCAGAATGGGTGATTGACACAGCAGTATCTTACCATGCCAGTCCGAAATAGTTCTTCTATAGGTATAACAGAGAAAACTTTAGGACGTTCAAGATGGGAAATACCAATCACTCAAAGATTGTGGGATTAGTggcatttgtatcaagacaaatgttgGAGACACATTAGTTCTAAAGTTGTGCAACACATAGGAAATCTGCGAATGAATTTGATTTTAGGGTCGCTCCAAATTGAGGCGGGTACGCGAATCATTTCGCCAATAGGAAGTGGAGGCTCATCAaaggatcattggtgattgctaAAGGAGTTGCTCGCTACATATTCTACAAGGCAGCCACTCAATATGTGATGCGATTTTAGATGATATACCAGTAGATTTGTGGCACCAATAATTGTGCCATATGAgggagaagggattgcagatttgTGGCATCAGATGCACATTAGTTCTCTACAGTGCAAGATGGTTGTTTCCAAATTATCACAGGAAGATGACAATGAGTTTAGGAACAGGATACCCTTATCTACTTCACTACATTTTTCTCCGGGATTGGCTAGCTACGTGATTAATCCATTAAACAATTTAAATATGACAAGAAATTCGTACCTTCAGTCATATGAATGGAATACAGTTTTTCTTAAAAACAACTTGTTTGTCAAGGATTTGGACATGTACAAACTTTTTAGGTTTTTCTCAAATGTCACAGGTACTACCTTCATCACCTATATTACTGAGTACTTCATTAGGCAAGTGTAATCAAATTGCACAAACCGTATTTCCATCCATGTTTGCCTAATCCTTCGGTTTCAAGGGTTTGAGTTTCGACTCATTACCATCTAGTGCCTTGCTTGTTAGATGGGTAGATCTTTCATCCTTCATTGTTATACAGAGAAACCATTATCACTATCACTGTTGAATTTTGTTACCTCGTATTTTACTcatgatatattttttttcataaagtaCATTACAACCGACCATGAACAATAATTTTATGCATGAGCAAACCcacatgctctgataccaattgctGGGAAAAATAACCAACAAAAAATATCCACGGTATATAATTGCAATAAACACAGAGAACCAAAATACGGtaatcaacaataataatataaaaacaaGGACACTTGTATGTTAACATGGAAAATCTTTCTTAAAAAGAAGAAAACCATGACCCAAGAGGAGCCACTGATTTCACTATAGCAAGAACTTTTCCACTTGACTAATATTGCTCACACTCTCTATTTTTCCTCTCAAAGTATTTTATTTCTCACACTTCGTAAATTCTTCTCTTGCTCTCTGTGTTTTGTGTCATACAACTAAGAGAGCTTTGGCTTATATATAGTAGTAGAATTGCCTTGTGATGTCATTGATGACATCATCCTTTATGCCAAAAGTCAAGTTTGACAGTGGTGAACACTAGGTTTGTCTCAGATTACTCGAAACCGGTACCACCCCagttgggttttttttttttgtgggggggggggggagtaagGGATCGGGGCTAAGGAGAAGGGGTAGGGGACTGAAAAAAGTACTCTTAGAACCGGTCCGGTTGGTACCCTAAAGATACCGTACCGGCAACGGTCTGGTGCCGAACCGATACCCTTaaccattttattttattttttaatttaactaTTTTTTGACCGTTAGCCAACGGTTATTGGCAACAACGAAAAACGGCTATTTTTGCCTCCCTACCCCCTAACACCCTCTCTACcccttaatttatatttttaacctCTAAGTTTGTTAAATTACACTTTTGCCCTattttaaaactataaatacctcattttattctttcatttgtcaaatcaaactctcttatctctctaattctctctctctctaattgCAATTAACATTCTAGCACTCAATTATTTTGCTATAATTTTTCAAGCATCAACATCAATTATACGACAACGCATTTTTTTTGTTGGCACTATACCACTAGTCAGAGCAATTTTCTTCCATCGACATCAATTATATATTGTCGTTTGGTTCACTCGTTCCAACTTTTATTaagtttcatatttatttttgttatacatGTATTgctatttgttgttattttaattatttattattaaaaatggcTCCTAAACTGGTAAAAAAGGTGTTTAATAGATTTACTAAGGGTAATGCTAGGGAGGGGGTCCCTGTTTTGAAACAAATACTAACCAGTCCAGTTTATTTGTTACATACAAGAAACATATAATTCTGCTTTTCAAGGCTTCCTAGAACAACGGTTAGAATAATGTTTGCGATGATGAAGGAAATGAAAACTTAGTGAAATATTGGATTAAAGCGGAAAAAAGAAACATTGTCcttccaaaaataattcaagaagACGACGATGCCTATAAATGAAATACTATCTACCAGAGATGGCGAGGAAGCAGAAGAACTACTACTATCAATTTCAAGCAAAGAACCACTAAAAGTTAttgaaatattatataaataatttttttttgatgaagtaaggaAATATATAAGTAAATTATTATAAGTATTGGAATACAAATAAATACTTATAACATGTATTAGAAATATAATATTAACATtgcattaaataaaattaaagacACTTCATAGCCTAGAATTTTTCAAGGCCCGTatagtttgtgtgtatttaaatatagcaattttttaaaattttaatttaaaataccCCTAAGTACCCTTACCGACCCCCTCAAGTGGTACTAGTACGATACCCCAAAAAATTCCCTTACCCTATACCCTTAATTCCCCTTAGCCCCAGTCCCCTTAAGGAACCCCTCCCTACCGGTACCGCCCCCTTACCCAGATCCCTTAAGTACCCAGAACCCTCCCCTTAGACAGCCCTAAACACATAATTATATTGGTTGGCCGCCTATTAAGTTCAAATAGGAACAACAAACTTTCTTTCCTCTTTTTCATGGTTTCACACTTTGGTAGATGGGGCTGGAGCTGGACCTCACAAAATAAGAGCCTCTTCATGGTAGGATGAGTTATTTTTTCCCTTCTTATTTATAGgtaaaaattatcacaaaattgTCCCAGATGAAAACTTCTTAGACCCATTTCAATACCTCAGCCATTCCAATAAGTAAAtgaaaaagtaataaaaaaatTGCTCAAGATCCGAGATCACTCTCCCTAGTACTGGTCGGAAAAAGCAAACTGGGTATTccaaatttcagatttttcaATCAAATCCACAAATATCAGATCAAATGTAGAGAAAGAATGAAAAAGGAACTGAAAGaaactaaaagataaaaataaaataaaaatttatgaaTACCAAGATTGAGCAGTAAGAAAAAAGAATAACTCACCAAGCTTGACGATGCAGCGGACGCGTTTGGTTGGAGGAATAGAGGCGGAAGCTTTATTCTGCTCCATTTAGTCGCTGCTGCTACTACTGTAACAGTACTAACTCTGTTTTTGTCCAGGCTTACTCCGAGGTAGCTGAAAATAGAAGCACAAAAACagtagttctttttttttttttccttttctttcaacCAAATGCACCTGTGTTATTTTTTAAATGTTTGTTTTATTTTAGACCGAGTTATTAATTTAATAGTAATTCCTGGGGAAAAAAGAATAATTTAACAGTAATTTGAGTTAGGATACTAAAACCATATGTgaaaatgattttataattaatttgatCAATCATTTAAGACATTTTTAAATATAGAATGCAATATGATTAGAATTGAAAGGGTACTATTTCTTTGTTTCTTCGTTGGAAGAGTTCTAGTGTTGCAAATTCAACTTACTAATAATACCGCAATAGGTCTGGAATAAAAGGTCAATGCTTAACTTGTTTTACCaaaaaagtattaaaccttttccTAAAACGAATTAATAAGAAAATAGGGGGTGAATTCTAGTTAAATATAATAACTACTAGATCTGAAGACTTAATGCATTAACGATGTAGTATCATGTCCGATAATATTGAATGCCGATTAAGAGTGCTCAATGATTGTCAATGAATGCAATAAAGAAAGCTTGCAATGAATGTAGGCAATGACAATAAATGTAATAAGAAGGAAGTTATCACCCAAATGTTAGATGACTTGTATGATTCTCCTTCCTGACAATAACGCGGGGACAATATAAAATGAAGGTGGATAAGAGATCCTTGGATCTTGTGAGTAAAAGATGTATGTTGAATAATGGAATCAATGGACAAGACAAGCTTTGTATATTTTCTGTAGTCAACTTTTACAATGTGTTCTTATCCAAAAGTCAagatccctttttattctttatctcttcctatttataggGGATATTCCTAAGAAACCCTAAAAAAAGTACAATTAAAGGAATATTCAATAGAATATCCCTTTTTCTATTCTAAACTTATTCCACCATTGCTTTCGTACATTCTTTACTCGACCTCGGCACTAATCCTTCTTAGGATGACTCCTCGTCATTGCGTCGTGGTTGGCTTAATCCTCGACCACGTCCATTGGAAGTTATTAAGTCCAGTCtaaattttgaccaatacagttagtccctccgcttgttgaGGTCGTGATCTTGGATGTCCTCGATGAGCGGATTTTGTTTGCAACCGTTCAGAGGAAATTTGGTCGTGATGATTGAATCGAATCAACCAAGGTCGAACTGGTGGCGTTGTCAGCAGGGCTGCGGTCGGTGTGGCTGACGTAGGATGACGTCATGGCCAGGCACGTCATCATTACACGTCTTCCCAATACAGTGTATATGCTTCTGTCGCTTCGATTTTGGTGCCATTGACGACTCTTCGCCTCGATTTTGGTGTCACCCAACCTTATAAATAGAGGAGAGGGGCTTCACTTTTGAAACTTTCAGCATTTTCCATTTTGTATGCATATTGTTTTTCTTTGACCTTCTTCTTTGATCTCCACTTTCGATTTCTTACAGCTTCTTCAATTTCAGTCCCTGGTTTCTTTCTCGGTTGATATTTTCTTTCTCCGACTTTGCTGTGCACACTTTACTGCTGGAATATGTCAGATTCCCCTCATATTCACGACAGAGTCTCCGATGCCACTCCTTTATCGGTGGCCATTCCTCCCTGCGGTGAGGAATCTATGGTTGAGGAGGAAGAAAGCTTTCCCACTGTGGAGGAAGTGGTTCCTAATAATCTTTTGGTCGGAAATGACTTCCCAAAGGAACCTGCTCCCGCTCCTGCTTAGGAGCTTTTTGAGACGGGGTTGCGTCAAATAGCCGACCTTCAGTCCAAATATCGTATTCCTTCTCACGTCGAAATTGTTCTGGCAAGAGGCGATATAGTATAGGTTCATCGGCCCGGATATTGCGTTTTCTATATTTATCCATT is a genomic window of Nicotiana tabacum cultivar K326 chromosome 16, ASM71507v2, whole genome shotgun sequence containing:
- the LOC107793526 gene encoding isopentenyl phosphate kinase isoform X2, giving the protein MEQNKASASIPPTKRVRCIVKLGGAAITCKNKLETIDEENLKEVSSQLRQALIPNSDSAKVLGMDWSKRPGQSEPPSFVDEFSDQPVVDSESFIVVHGAGSFGHFQASKSGVHKGGLSQPLVKAGFVATRISRVFLPSECLHSHVMTEADISMVIKAIDAGFIPVLHGDAILDTLQECTILSGDVIIRHLAAELKPEFVVFLTDVLGVYDRPPVEPGAILIQEIAVREDGSWSVVKPRLEDTSKPVEFSVAAHDTTGGMVTKITEAAMIAKLGIDVYITKAGTDHSVKALSGILKGSIPDDWLGTAIRYMS
- the LOC107793526 gene encoding isopentenyl phosphate kinase isoform X1, translated to MEQNKASASIPPTKRVRCIVKLGGAAITCKNKLETIDEENLKEVSSQLRQALIPNSDSAKVLGMDWSKRPGQSEPPSFVDEFSDQPVVDSESFIVVHGAGSFGHFQASKSGVHKGGLSQPLVKAGFVATRISVTSLNLEIVRALAREGIPSIGMSPFSCGWSTCQRNMTEADISMVIKAIDAGFIPVLHGDAILDTLQECTILSGDVIIRHLAAELKPEFVVFLTDVLGVYDRPPVEPGAILIQEIAVREDGSWSVVKPRLEDTSKPVEFSVAAHDTTGGMVTKITEAAMIAKLGIDVYITKAGTDHSVKALSGILKGSIPDDWLGTAIRYMS